In a single window of the Chaetodon trifascialis isolate fChaTrf1 chromosome 19, fChaTrf1.hap1, whole genome shotgun sequence genome:
- the LOC139347752 gene encoding serine/threonine-protein kinase pdik1l-B: MEELYTLEREVGRGSYGVVFEGHMAKTGQRVAIKRLPCSNPECIELYLQELWAMRSTAKNHVNVIALHSCLLQTGPRSLKPLKPGKLPVRLVESVLKGSVVGAPQSQERSNSQSNTQRRINSASRLQDRTNTIQARAKLQNKTKSNASDATTPQRPQNRARKRPAQSEEEESGSLHCLALWLVMEYCDGGDLNQYLLSRPPDAQRNHSVVRQLCSAVAFLHNLGITHRDLKPDNVLVCVTPKGPVVKVADFGLSKMSEGLVDGDLTRQHFSSTCGSDFYMAPEVWGGLNYTAQADIFSLGVMFWAVLERITFVEEGTTQEQLGAYVCKGRSGWLMPLGEALWENADLQLCIPMKFKRAPPLPPPPGPAMCILLLDMLASNPDARPPADQLGARVHSALKEDSH; the protein is encoded by the exons atggaggagctcTACACTTTAGAGAGGGAGGTAGGACGAGGCAGCTATGGTGTGGTCTTTGAGGGCCATATGGCCAAAACAGGACAGAGGGTGGCCATCAAGCGGCTTCCTTGCAGCAACCCGGAGTGCATTGAACTCTACCTGCAAGAGCTGTGGGCCATGAGATCCACAGCCAAGAACCATGTCAATGTTATTGCACTGCACAGCTGCCTTCTGCAGACAGGGCCAAGGAGCCTGAAGCCCCTTAAACCAGGAAAACTGCCTGTACGTCTAGTTGAGAGCGTGCTGAAGGGCAGTGTGGTTGGAGCACCACAAAGTCAGGAAAGGAGCAACTCTCAGTCTAACACTCAGAGGAGGATCAATTCTGCTTCTAGGCTTCAGGACAGGACCAACACCATCCAGGCCAGGGCTAAGCTACAGAACAAGACTAAATCCAATGCATCTGATGCTACAACTCCACAAAGACCTCAAAACAGAGCCAGGAAGAGACCAGctcagagtgaggaagaggagtctgGATCCCTGCACTGCTTGGCCCTGTGGCTCGTGATGGAGTACTGTGATGGGGGCGACTTGAATCAATACCTGCTCTCCAGGCCACCAGATGCCCAGCGCAACCACAGCGTGGTGCGACAGCTCTGCAGTGCTGTGGCCTTCCTGCATAACCTGGGTATCACTCACCGAGACCTGAAGCCTGACAATGTGCTGGTCTGTGTGACACCCAAAGGCCCTGTTGTCAAG GTGGCAGACTTTGGTCTGAGCAAGATGAGCGAAGGTCTGGTGGACGGTGATCTGACCAGGCAGcacttctcctccacctgtggCTCTGACTTCTACATGGCTCCAGAGGTCTGGGGTGGATTGAACTACACAGCCCAGGCAGACATCTTCTCCTTGGGTGTGATGTTCTGGGCTGTCCTGGAGAGAATCACCTTTGTGGAAGAAGGGACCACGCAGGAACAGCTGG GTGCCTATGTGTGTAAGGGTCGCTCAGGCTGGTTGATGCCGCTGGGGGAAGCTTTGTGGGAGAACGCCGACCTCCAGCTGTGCATCCCTATGAAGTTTAAGAGAGCGCCCCCGCTGCCACCCCCTCCTGGTCCAGCGATGTGCATCCTGCTTTTAGACATGCTCGCCTCAAACCCGGATGCCCGTCCCCCAGCAGACCAGCTGGGGGCCAGAGTGCACTCTGCTCTGAAAGAGGACTCCCACTGA